A stretch of Castanea sativa cultivar Marrone di Chiusa Pesio chromosome 2, ASM4071231v1 DNA encodes these proteins:
- the LOC142625749 gene encoding transcription factor MYB93-like, giving the protein MGRPPCCDENGLKKGPWTSEEDQKLVKYIQKHGHGSWRALPKLAGLNRCGKSCRLRWTNYLRPDIKRGKFSQDEEQTILNLHAVLGNKWSAIAGHLPGRTDNEIKNFWNTHLKKKLIQMGFDPMTHRPRTDIFSSLPHLIALANLKELVDHHSWEEQAVRLQAEAIQMARVQYLQYLLQPLASNGTTNNNLNSSFMDMDSTISLLNSLSSMKDNFALSSPHQLDTPTQSLGTSTLQSVPDSILFSHLPQLENPCTYETPLNKDNMVQANEFMAFSQGENSPNSPWLASSSSTPSPSVAPPAETNSIDACSTSSYEGAPFAWPDLLLEDPLFHELS; this is encoded by the exons ATGGGAAGGCCTCCTTGTTGTGATGAGAATGGCCTCAAGAAAGGGCCTTGGACATCTGAAGAAGATCAAAAGCTTGTCAAATACATCCAAAAACATGGGCATGGAAGCTGGAGAGCTCTTCCCAAACTTGCAG GGCTTAACAGATGTGGGAAGAGTTGTAGGTTAAGATGGACAAATTACTTAAGGCCAGATATCAAGAGAGGGAAATTTTCCCAAGATGAAGAACAAACAATTCTGAATCTTCATGCTGTTCTTGGAAACAA ATGGTCAGCAATTGCAGGCCACCTACCCGGTCGGACTGACAATGAAATCAAGAACTTCTGGAATACCCATTTGAAGAAAAAGCTTATTCAAATGGGATTTGACCCCATGACACACCGGCCTCGAACTGATATCTTCTCGAGCTTGCCTCATCTTATAGCTCTGGCTAATTTGAAAGAGCTTGTGGACCACCATTCATGGGAAGAACAGGCTGTGAGACTACAAGCAGAGGCTATTCAAATGGCTAGGGTTCAATACCTACAATATCTTCTCCAACCCCTAGCTTCTAATGGAACTACCAACAACAACTTAAATAGTAGTTTCATGGACATGGACAGTACTATTAGTCTTTTGAATTCACTTTCTTCCATGAAAGATAACTTTGCTCTGAGTTCACCTCATCAATTGGATACGCCAACACAATCTCTTGGAACTTCCACACTTCAATCAGTCCCTGATTCAATCCTTTTCTCTCATTTGCCCCAGTTGGAAAACCCTTGCACCTATGAAACACCATTAAATAAGGACAATATGGTTCAAGCAAATGAGTTTATGGCGTTTAGCCAAGGCGAAAACTCTCCCAATTCTCCATGGCTTGCTTCATCTTCAAGTACTCCATCTCCTTCCGTGGCTCCACCCGCAGAGACTAATTCCATCGATGCTTGCAGTACTTCGAGCTATGAAGGAGCCCCTTTTGCTTGGCCTGACCTACTCCTTGAGGACCCTCTATTCCATGAGCTTTCTTAG